The Halopseudomonas sabulinigri genome window below encodes:
- a CDS encoding FAD-dependent oxidoreductase, whose translation MPTSTPQAPLIMVGGGHAHLVALRQWIANGQRAPAGSLLVNAQPYAWYSGMLPGLLAGRFTAAQCSIELAPLAAACGMQLICDELLALDAHNQAILLASGKRMGFARLSLNSGALPVIDFNTDGSLPLVGAKPFPGIVQQWRTWQAQPPAHLAILGGGAAGVELALALRLSLPQTTVSLFCRHALLTSHPLRLARLARARLGKANVKLHEKLPIERISDGQLYSDGHAVAQPDAVVLATGAAAADWQATSGLECDAQGFIRIDAQLRSSHPCIFAAGDCASLPDTPHAGVYAVRQGPVLAHNLLAAAQGSLQHYQPQPRALALLACGDGRALLSYGALATQGRLAGQLKDWLDLRFMRAHRLPVQGD comes from the coding sequence ATGCCAACCTCTACCCCGCAAGCACCGCTGATCATGGTCGGCGGTGGCCACGCTCACCTGGTCGCCCTGCGCCAATGGATTGCCAACGGCCAGCGTGCGCCAGCCGGCAGCCTGTTGGTCAACGCCCAACCCTACGCCTGGTATTCCGGCATGCTGCCGGGGCTGCTGGCCGGCCGCTTTACCGCCGCGCAATGCAGTATCGAGCTCGCGCCCCTGGCGGCCGCCTGCGGCATGCAGCTGATCTGCGATGAGCTGTTGGCGCTGGATGCCCACAACCAGGCCATTTTGCTGGCCAGCGGCAAGCGCATGGGCTTTGCCAGACTTTCGCTCAATAGCGGCGCCTTGCCGGTGATCGACTTCAATACCGATGGCAGCCTGCCGCTGGTGGGTGCCAAGCCCTTTCCCGGCATCGTGCAACAATGGCGCACCTGGCAGGCGCAGCCACCCGCGCACCTGGCCATACTGGGCGGCGGCGCCGCCGGGGTCGAGCTGGCGCTGGCGCTGCGTCTGAGCCTGCCGCAAACCACAGTGTCGCTGTTCTGCCGCCACGCCCTGCTGACCAGCCACCCGCTGCGCCTCGCCCGGCTGGCGCGGGCTCGTCTTGGCAAGGCCAACGTAAAGCTGCACGAGAAGCTGCCGATAGAAAGGATTAGCGACGGGCAGTTGTATAGCGACGGGCACGCCGTGGCGCAGCCTGACGCGGTAGTGCTGGCCACCGGCGCCGCTGCAGCTGATTGGCAGGCAACCAGTGGTCTGGAATGTGATGCGCAGGGTTTTATTCGCATCGACGCTCAGTTGCGCAGCAGCCATCCGTGCATATTCGCCGCCGGTGATTGCGCCAGCTTGCCTGATACCCCGCACGCCGGCGTCTACGCCGTGCGCCAGGGGCCGGTGCTAGCCCACAATCTACTGGCAGCGGCGCAAGGCAGCTTGCAGCACTATCAGCCACAGCCGCGCGCACTGGCGCTACTGGCCTGTGGCGATGGCCGTGCGCTGCTGAGTTATGGCGCGCTGGCCACCCAAGGGCGGCTCGCCGGCCAGTTGAAGGACTGGCTGGATCTGCGCTTTATGCGCGCGCACCGTTTGCCCGTGCAAGGCGATTGA
- the ligA gene encoding NAD-dependent DNA ligase LigA, with product MTQHTTPADRALALREEIAQHNHRYYVLDEPAIPDAEYDRLFNELKAIEAQHPDLITPDSPTQRVGGAPAGGFGEVQHEVPMLSLGNAFAEQDMLDFDRRVREGLDLPAGDLFGGGEDVEYCCEPKLDGLAVSLLYENGLLVRGATRGDGSTGEDISSNVRTIRNVPLKLRGEGWPAVLEVRGEVFISKAGFEALNETARANDSKTFANPRNAAAGSLRQLDPAITASRPLEFCCYGFGRVEGDLPATQEGILQAFKGWGLTISRELKIKQGVAGCLEYYRDIGERRAALDYEIDGVVFKVNRLDYQRELGFRAREPRWAIAHKFPASEELTELLDVEFQVGRTGAITPVARLKPVQVAGVTVSNATLHNMDEVARLGVMIGDTVIIRRAGDVIPQVMQVVSERRPADARPIDVPSECPVCGSAVERTQLTKRGKGRETTSEGAVYRCVGRLTCAAQLKQSIIHFVSRRAMDIDGLGEKSVEQLVDTGLVGSPADLYQLTYDQVLPLEGFADLSTRNLLTAIADSRTPALARFIYALGIPDVGEETAKLLARALGSLARIREALPQVLVYLPDVGAEVAYEIHNFFADEHNQQVIDQLLARGVAPQETGELGAEFAASVSLAEFLARLDIPHIAKTGAERLADKFGSLQAIFDADWLDLKQVERLNEKAIKELRAFALNEQAREQALSIEQQLRDFGMHWESERAQADSLPLSGQTWVLTGTLEAMPRDMAKVHLESLGAKVAGSVSAKTHCVVAGPGAGSKLAKAEQLGVQVLDESGLLSMLAEQGITP from the coding sequence ATGACCCAGCACACCACCCCCGCCGACCGCGCCTTGGCGCTGCGCGAGGAAATCGCGCAGCATAACCACCGTTATTACGTGCTGGACGAGCCGGCCATTCCGGATGCCGAGTACGATCGCCTGTTTAATGAACTCAAGGCGATTGAGGCGCAACACCCTGATCTCATAACCCCCGATTCACCTACCCAGCGGGTAGGCGGCGCGCCGGCGGGCGGGTTTGGCGAGGTGCAGCATGAGGTGCCCATGCTCAGTCTGGGCAACGCCTTTGCCGAGCAGGACATGCTGGATTTTGATCGCCGGGTGCGCGAAGGCCTGGATCTTCCAGCGGGCGATCTGTTTGGCGGCGGGGAAGACGTCGAGTACTGCTGCGAGCCCAAACTCGACGGTCTGGCGGTCAGCCTGCTGTACGAGAATGGCCTGCTGGTGCGCGGCGCCACCCGTGGCGACGGCAGCACCGGCGAGGATATTTCCAGCAACGTGCGCACCATCCGCAATGTGCCGCTCAAGCTGCGCGGCGAAGGCTGGCCGGCAGTGCTGGAGGTACGCGGCGAGGTGTTCATCAGCAAGGCCGGTTTCGAGGCGCTGAACGAGACCGCGCGCGCCAACGACAGCAAGACCTTCGCCAATCCGCGTAATGCCGCGGCCGGAAGCCTGCGCCAACTCGATCCGGCGATTACCGCCAGCCGGCCATTGGAGTTCTGCTGCTACGGCTTTGGTCGCGTGGAAGGTGATTTGCCGGCAACTCAGGAAGGCATTCTGCAGGCGTTCAAGGGCTGGGGTTTGACCATCAGCCGCGAGCTGAAGATCAAGCAGGGCGTGGCCGGCTGCCTGGAGTACTACCGCGACATTGGCGAGCGCCGCGCTGCGCTGGATTACGAGATTGATGGCGTGGTGTTCAAGGTCAACCGGCTCGACTACCAACGCGAGTTGGGCTTTCGCGCGCGCGAGCCGCGCTGGGCCATTGCGCATAAATTCCCCGCCTCGGAAGAGCTGACCGAGCTGCTCGACGTGGAGTTTCAGGTCGGCCGCACCGGCGCCATTACCCCGGTCGCGCGGCTCAAGCCGGTACAGGTGGCGGGTGTCACCGTTTCCAACGCTACCCTGCACAACATGGATGAGGTTGCCCGGCTGGGGGTGATGATCGGCGATACCGTGATCATCCGCCGCGCCGGTGATGTGATTCCGCAGGTGATGCAGGTGGTCAGCGAGCGGCGCCCGGCGGATGCGCGGCCGATTGATGTGCCGAGTGAATGTCCGGTGTGTGGCTCGGCGGTGGAGCGTACCCAGCTGACCAAGCGCGGCAAGGGGCGGGAAACCACCAGCGAAGGCGCGGTGTATCGCTGTGTGGGTCGGCTAACCTGCGCAGCGCAACTCAAGCAGTCGATCATTCACTTTGTTTCGCGCCGCGCCATGGATATCGATGGCCTGGGCGAGAAGAGCGTCGAGCAGCTGGTGGACACCGGTCTGGTCGGCTCGCCGGCTGATCTGTATCAATTGACCTACGATCAGGTGCTGCCGCTCGAAGGCTTTGCTGATCTCTCGACCCGCAATCTGCTCACCGCGATTGCCGACAGCCGCACACCGGCTTTGGCGCGTTTCATCTACGCGCTGGGTATTCCGGACGTGGGTGAAGAGACCGCCAAGCTGCTGGCGCGCGCGCTCGGTTCGCTGGCGCGCATCCGCGAGGCGCTGCCGCAGGTGCTGGTGTACCTGCCGGATGTGGGCGCCGAGGTAGCTTACGAGATTCACAATTTCTTTGCCGATGAACACAACCAGCAGGTGATTGACCAGTTGCTGGCGCGGGGCGTGGCCCCGCAGGAAACCGGAGAGCTGGGCGCCGAATTTGCCGCCAGCGTGTCGCTGGCCGAGTTTCTCGCACGGCTGGATATTCCGCATATTGCCAAGACCGGCGCCGAGCGTCTGGCAGACAAATTTGGCAGCTTGCAGGCGATATTCGATGCTGATTGGCTGGATCTCAAACAGGTCGAGCGCCTGAACGAGAAAGCCATCAAGGAGCTGCGTGCCTTTGCGCTGAATGAGCAGGCCCGCGAGCAGGCGCTGAGCATCGAGCAACAACTGCGTGACTTTGGCATGCACTGGGAGTCGGAACGCGCCCAAGCCGATAGCCTGCCGCTCAGCGGCCAGACCTGGGTGCTCACCGGCACCCTGGAGGCGATGCCGCGTGACATGGCCAAGGTGCACCTGGAAAGTCTGGGCGCCAAGGTGGCCGGTAGCGTGTCGGCCAAAACCCACTGCGTGGTCGCCGGCCCGGGTGCGGGCAGCAAGCTGGCCAAGGCTGAACAGTTGGGTGTGCAGGTGCTGGACGAGTCCGGGCTGCTGAGCATGCTGGCAGAGCAGGGCATCACGCCATGA
- a CDS encoding tRNA dihydrouridine synthase has protein sequence MTQRGADVLSAKPVIVLAPMEGLVDPPMRDILTRIGGIDWCVSEFIRVTTGLLNRGTIQRIVPELSQGWKTRTGVPVRPQLLGSDVRWMGENAALLASMGAPAIDLNFGCPAKTVNRHRGGASLLREPELLQQIVASVRAATPAHIPVTAKMRLGYSDTAQTLECAAALAAGGASEITVHARTKMDGYKPPAHWHWLARIRESVEVPVIANGDVWTPEDYHRIREVSGCQQVMIGRGLVRRPDLARQIRGLDGADAEMAPWPTLLPWIADFFEQTRARVVDRHAPGRLKQWLSMLGLTYPEAKPVFAALRRENDAEAISACLAALAAGEDQARTLLALPSAIGQRLGRPLRR, from the coding sequence ATGACGCAGCGGGGCGCAGACGTATTGTCAGCCAAGCCAGTGATAGTACTGGCGCCGATGGAAGGGCTGGTCGACCCGCCGATGCGCGACATTCTCACCCGCATTGGCGGCATCGATTGGTGCGTCAGCGAATTCATTCGCGTCACCACCGGCCTGCTCAACCGCGGCACTATTCAGCGCATCGTGCCGGAGCTGAGCCAGGGCTGGAAAACCCGCACCGGTGTACCGGTGCGGCCACAATTGCTCGGCTCAGATGTGCGCTGGATGGGGGAGAACGCCGCGCTGCTGGCCAGCATGGGCGCGCCGGCGATTGATCTGAATTTTGGCTGTCCGGCCAAGACGGTCAACCGTCACCGTGGCGGCGCCTCGCTGCTGCGTGAGCCGGAACTGCTGCAGCAGATTGTCGCCAGTGTGCGCGCTGCAACCCCGGCGCATATCCCGGTCACCGCCAAAATGCGCCTGGGTTACAGCGATACCGCGCAGACCCTGGAGTGTGCTGCTGCGCTGGCCGCCGGCGGCGCCAGCGAAATTACCGTGCACGCGCGCACCAAGATGGATGGCTACAAGCCGCCAGCGCACTGGCACTGGCTGGCGCGGATTCGCGAGTCGGTGGAGGTACCGGTGATCGCCAATGGCGACGTCTGGACGCCCGAGGATTACCACCGGATTCGCGAGGTCAGCGGCTGCCAACAAGTGATGATTGGTCGCGGACTGGTGCGCCGGCCCGATCTGGCGCGGCAGATTCGCGGGCTGGATGGCGCCGATGCCGAGATGGCGCCCTGGCCTACGCTGCTGCCGTGGATCGCTGATTTTTTCGAGCAGACCCGCGCGCGCGTGGTCGACCGCCATGCGCCGGGTCGGCTCAAGCAGTGGTTGTCGATGCTGGGGCTGACCTATCCCGAGGCCAAGCCTGTGTTTGCGGCGCTGCGCCGCGAGAACGATGCCGAGGCGATCAGCGCCTGCCTGGCCGCCCTGGCAGCGGGAGAAGACCAAGCCCGTACGCTGTTGGCCTTGCCATCGGCCATCGGCCAGCGCCTTGGGCGCCCCCTGAGGCGCTAG
- the zipA gene encoding cell division protein ZipA, which yields MDFGLREWLFIIGLLVIAGILFDGWRRMGGRSRIRFKLERNLSDLPEDEAGSDELLGPPRVVGGRHEREEPSFGSALDDVADQQPQTDWHEPEQVGLDLEEPPVLVDPVAQKPAAKPGKPRKPDSATNPEPKPEQESLPVEEVLVINVVARDEQGFLGSALHQSILESGLRFGDMNIFHRHESMSGNGDVLFSMANALKPGIFDLDEMDSGYVRAVSFFMGLPGPRHPKQALDLMIAAARKLSHELGGDLKDEQRSVLTAQTIEHYRQRIAEFERRHYSLRR from the coding sequence ATGGATTTCGGTTTGCGTGAGTGGCTTTTCATTATCGGCCTTCTTGTCATCGCCGGCATTCTGTTTGATGGCTGGCGCCGCATGGGCGGGCGTTCGCGCATTCGCTTCAAACTGGAACGCAACCTCAGCGACTTGCCGGAAGACGAAGCGGGCAGCGATGAGCTGCTGGGGCCGCCACGTGTGGTTGGTGGCCGGCATGAACGTGAAGAACCCTCGTTTGGCTCGGCGCTGGACGACGTTGCTGACCAACAGCCGCAGACCGATTGGCACGAGCCAGAGCAGGTGGGCCTTGATCTTGAAGAGCCGCCAGTGCTGGTCGACCCAGTTGCGCAGAAACCGGCAGCCAAACCGGGCAAGCCGCGCAAGCCCGACAGCGCAACCAATCCGGAACCCAAGCCCGAGCAAGAATCCCTGCCGGTAGAGGAAGTACTGGTGATCAACGTGGTGGCGCGTGACGAACAGGGCTTCCTTGGCTCGGCGCTGCACCAGAGCATTCTGGAAAGCGGCCTGCGCTTCGGCGATATGAACATATTCCACCGCCACGAGAGCATGAGCGGCAACGGCGATGTGCTGTTCTCCATGGCCAACGCGCTGAAACCCGGCATATTTGACCTGGATGAGATGGACAGCGGTTACGTACGTGCGGTCAGCTTCTTCATGGGCCTGCCCGGTCCCCGCCATCCCAAGCAGGCGCTGGACCTGATGATTGCCGCTGCGCGCAAGTTGTCCCACGAGCTGGGTGGCGATCTGAAAGATGAGCAGCGCAGTGTGCTCACGGCGCAAACCATTGAGCATTACCGTCAGCGTATTGCCGAGTTTGAACGCCGGCACTACAGCCTCAGGCGCTAA
- a CDS encoding IMPACT family protein, producing the protein MYSLAHPVTHTLEIRKSRFLACVEPIADRAAAQARVNELRAEHPGCAHVCWALLAGGHSAAVDDGEPSGTAGRPMLDVLRHQQLDGVLATVVRYFGGVKLGAGGLVRAYTDAVAQALLQAEKIEHIPTQTFYCELAYAHEGVARNLIAELRGELLDVSHGESVRLQVSLPATALDALQEQLLSITRGELGWEVDVFP; encoded by the coding sequence ATGTACAGCCTCGCTCACCCCGTCACCCATACACTGGAAATCCGCAAAAGCCGGTTCCTCGCCTGCGTCGAACCCATCGCCGACCGTGCCGCTGCCCAGGCACGGGTGAACGAATTGCGCGCGGAGCATCCGGGTTGCGCCCACGTGTGCTGGGCCTTGCTGGCCGGCGGCCACAGCGCCGCCGTAGACGACGGCGAACCCAGCGGCACCGCAGGCCGCCCCATGCTCGACGTACTGCGCCATCAACAACTGGACGGCGTACTGGCCACCGTGGTGCGCTACTTTGGCGGGGTAAAGTTGGGCGCCGGTGGGCTGGTACGTGCCTACACCGACGCCGTAGCCCAAGCCCTGCTGCAAGCCGAAAAAATCGAACACATTCCCACCCAAACCTTCTACTGCGAACTGGCCTACGCCCACGAAGGTGTCGCTCGCAATCTGATAGCCGAGCTCCGCGGCGAGCTGCTCGACGTTAGTCACGGGGAGTCGGTGCGCTTGCAAGTGAGTCTCCCTGCTACCGCACTCGACGCGTTGCAGGAGCAGCTGTTGTCGATCACGCGGGGTGAGCTTGGATGGGAGGTGGATGTGTTCCCTTAG
- a CDS encoding acetyl-CoA C-acyltransferase, which yields MTDAVIVSTARTALGKSYRGALNNTHSVDMAGYVIEHAVKRAGIDPSLVEDVILGATFHEGAQGKNMARLAAIRAGLPVTTAGMSINRFCSSGLQSIAIAAQRVVSEKIPAIVAGGVESISLCQNDKLNMFHGTNEWIKQNKPALYMSMIETADIVAQRYNVSREAQDEYSLLSQQRTAAGQESGKFADEIVPYDTIMKVQNKETGEITDQAVNLVKDECNRPGTTLEGLAGLQPVRGPGNFITAGNASQLSDGASVCTVMNSKVAEQLGIQPMGIFRGFAVAGCEPDEMGIGPVFAIPRLLERNGLKMDDIGLWELNEAFASQVIYCAERLGIPMENLNVNGGSISIGHPYGVTGSRLVGHALIEGKRRGVKYVVVTMCIGGGQGAAGLFEIV from the coding sequence ATGACTGACGCAGTTATCGTATCCACGGCCCGTACGGCTCTGGGCAAATCCTATCGCGGTGCGCTGAACAACACGCACAGTGTCGACATGGCTGGCTACGTTATCGAGCACGCGGTCAAGCGCGCCGGTATCGACCCTTCGCTGGTTGAAGACGTGATCCTGGGCGCGACCTTCCACGAAGGCGCACAGGGCAAGAACATGGCTCGCCTGGCGGCCATCCGCGCCGGCCTGCCGGTGACCACCGCCGGTATGTCGATCAACCGTTTCTGCAGCTCCGGTCTGCAGTCCATCGCCATCGCCGCCCAGCGCGTCGTCAGCGAGAAAATCCCGGCCATCGTTGCCGGTGGCGTTGAATCCATCAGCCTGTGCCAGAACGACAAGCTGAACATGTTCCACGGCACCAACGAGTGGATCAAACAGAACAAGCCTGCGCTCTACATGTCGATGATCGAAACTGCCGACATCGTTGCCCAGCGTTACAACGTCAGCCGTGAAGCACAGGACGAATACTCCCTGCTGAGCCAGCAGCGCACCGCCGCCGGCCAGGAAAGCGGCAAGTTTGCTGACGAAATCGTGCCTTACGACACCATCATGAAGGTGCAGAACAAGGAAACCGGCGAGATCACCGATCAGGCCGTCAACCTGGTAAAAGACGAGTGCAACCGTCCGGGCACCACCCTGGAAGGTCTAGCAGGTCTGCAGCCTGTGCGTGGCCCGGGCAACTTCATCACCGCCGGTAACGCCAGCCAGCTGTCTGACGGCGCCTCTGTCTGCACCGTGATGAACAGCAAGGTCGCCGAGCAGCTGGGCATCCAGCCCATGGGCATCTTCCGCGGCTTCGCGGTTGCCGGTTGCGAGCCTGATGAAATGGGCATTGGCCCGGTCTTCGCGATTCCGCGTCTGCTGGAGCGCAACGGCCTGAAAATGGACGACATCGGTCTGTGGGAGCTGAACGAAGCCTTTGCTTCGCAGGTGATCTACTGCGCCGAGCGCCTGGGCATCCCGATGGAAAACCTTAACGTCAACGGAGGCTCTATCTCCATTGGCCACCCTTACGGCGTAACCGGTTCACGTCTGGTTGGCCACGCGCTAATCGAAGGCAAGCGCCGCGGCGTCAAGTACGTGGTCGTGACCATGTGCATCGGCGGCGGCCAGGGTGCTGCCGGCCTGTTCGAAATCGTCTGA
- a CDS encoding acyl-CoA dehydrogenase codes for MSQKIINTDDLAFLLYELLDIERFTQFPRYEDHSRDTFDAAIELALKVASETFAPHNHACDEDEPRFENGKVVIRPEVAEALKVLRETGLMAASQDYERGGMQLPAVVSQTCIGLIKGANVSTQAYAGLTIAASNLIMAHGTDEQKQRFAEPMMAGRFFGTMCLTEPHAGSSLGDIKSRAIPQDDGTYRISGNKIFISAGDHELSDNIIHLVLAKLPDAPPGAKGISLFIVPKFLVNEDGSLGERNDVILAGLIHKMGYRGTTSTMLNFGEKGGAVGYLVGEPHNGLAGMFHMMNEARIGVGLGSVMLGYTGYLHALDYARDRTQGRPLAERDPATPMIPLIQHADVRRMLLAQKAFVEGGLSLCLFSSTLVDEKKHAPTAEAREAAAGLLDLLTPIVKSWPSQFCLEANSLAIQVHGGYGYTREYPVEQFYRDNRLNPIHEGTHGIQGQDLLGRKVSMAGGEHYQALLQRIRATIEATSGAAELKASAELLSNALATLEETTSALQAMKKTDPDRALANAYLYLECFGHVVVGWLWLRQAQTALKGLQDGGARQPAFYQGKLTTCEYFLRYELPKPLALAEVLRSADRTTLDMPLDSF; via the coding sequence GTGTCTCAAAAGATTATCAACACCGACGATCTGGCGTTTCTGCTCTATGAGCTGCTGGATATTGAACGCTTTACCCAATTCCCGCGCTATGAAGACCATAGCCGCGACACCTTTGATGCCGCCATTGAACTGGCCCTGAAAGTCGCCAGCGAAACTTTCGCGCCGCACAACCACGCCTGTGATGAAGACGAGCCGCGTTTCGAAAACGGCAAAGTCGTGATTCGCCCGGAAGTGGCAGAAGCGCTGAAAGTACTGCGCGAGACCGGCCTGATGGCCGCTTCGCAGGATTACGAGCGCGGCGGCATGCAGCTGCCCGCCGTGGTCTCGCAAACCTGTATCGGCCTGATCAAGGGCGCCAACGTCAGCACCCAGGCCTACGCCGGTCTGACCATCGCCGCCAGCAACCTGATCATGGCGCACGGCACCGACGAGCAGAAGCAGCGCTTTGCCGAGCCGATGATGGCCGGCCGCTTCTTCGGCACCATGTGCCTGACCGAGCCGCACGCCGGCTCCTCGCTGGGCGACATCAAGTCCCGCGCTATACCGCAGGATGACGGTACCTACCGCATCAGCGGCAACAAGATCTTCATCTCTGCCGGTGACCACGAGCTGAGCGACAACATTATTCACCTGGTACTGGCCAAGCTGCCCGACGCGCCGCCTGGCGCCAAGGGTATTTCGCTGTTTATCGTGCCCAAGTTCCTGGTCAATGAAGACGGCAGCCTGGGCGAGCGTAACGACGTCATCCTGGCCGGCCTGATCCACAAGATGGGTTACCGCGGCACCACCTCCACCATGCTCAATTTTGGTGAGAAGGGCGGGGCGGTCGGTTATCTGGTCGGCGAGCCGCACAACGGCCTGGCCGGCATGTTCCACATGATGAATGAGGCCCGCATCGGCGTTGGCCTGGGTTCGGTCATGCTGGGTTACACCGGTTACCTGCACGCGCTGGACTACGCCCGCGACCGGACCCAGGGCCGCCCGCTGGCCGAGCGCGACCCGGCCACGCCGATGATCCCGCTGATTCAGCACGCCGACGTCCGCCGCATGCTGCTGGCGCAAAAAGCTTTTGTTGAAGGCGGCCTGTCGCTGTGCCTGTTCTCCTCCACCCTGGTAGACGAGAAAAAGCACGCACCCACAGCAGAAGCGCGCGAAGCCGCCGCCGGCCTGCTCGATCTGCTTACGCCCATCGTCAAATCCTGGCCGTCGCAGTTCTGCCTGGAAGCCAACAGCCTGGCGATTCAGGTACACGGCGGCTACGGCTACACCCGCGAGTACCCGGTCGAGCAGTTCTACCGCGACAACCGCCTCAACCCGATCCACGAAGGCACCCACGGCATTCAAGGTCAGGACTTGCTGGGCCGCAAGGTCAGCATGGCCGGTGGTGAGCACTACCAGGCGCTGCTGCAACGCATCCGCGCGACCATCGAGGCCACCAGCGGCGCTGCTGAGCTGAAAGCCAGCGCCGAGCTGCTGAGCAACGCCCTGGCCACGCTGGAAGAAACCACCAGCGCCCTGCAAGCCATGAAGAAAACCGACCCCGACCGCGCCCTGGCTAATGCCTATCTGTACCTGGAATGCTTTGGTCACGTGGTCGTCGGCTGGCTCTGGCTGCGCCAGGCGCAAACCGCACTCAAAGGCCTGCAAGACGGCGGCGCCCGCCAGCCTGCTTTCTACCAAGGCAAGCTGACCACCTGCGAGTACTTCCTGCGCTACGAACTGCCCAAGCCCCTGGCTCTGGCAGAAGTGCTGCGCAGCGCAGACCGCACCACGCTGGACATGCCGCTGGATAGTTTCTGA
- a CDS encoding spinster family MFS transporter produces the protein MIDNNRYPTSIRAWVTVGILLVAYVLSFIDRQILNLLVGPIRADLGISDTQMSLLMGLSFAIFYTVAGIPLGRIADSKSRRGLIAWGVAFWSLMTAACGLAQQYWHFILCRIGVGAGEAALSPAAYSLIADSFPADRRATAISVYAMGIYLGAGMAFLLGGIVVTWANAQGPMTLPVLGIVRPWQLIFLVLGAVGLMFCLVLLAIKEPTRKGVGAGVAVPLKEVGAYLLTIRKAVLCHNFGFACLSFASYGASAWIPTFFIRTHGLTPGEVGIYYGSLVMVAGSTGIVFGGRLADYMARRGYRDANMRVGLLAAVLTLLCNAVYLVDNMPLLWAIMFFNVFTVAMPFGVAPAAIQEIMPNAMRGQASAIYLFTITLIGLGIGPTAVAMFTDFVFQDDMAVRYSIFIVASVITVGSIILLWMGLKPYRAARDTLENWSEQQGQPG, from the coding sequence GTGATCGACAATAATCGCTATCCAACATCCATCAGAGCCTGGGTAACCGTGGGTATCCTGCTGGTGGCCTATGTTCTTTCCTTCATTGATCGACAGATTCTTAACCTGCTGGTGGGGCCCATTCGTGCAGATCTGGGCATCAGCGACACCCAGATGAGCTTGCTGATGGGGCTGTCATTCGCCATTTTCTACACGGTGGCCGGTATTCCGCTGGGGCGCATCGCCGACAGCAAAAGCCGTCGTGGCCTGATTGCCTGGGGCGTGGCCTTCTGGAGCCTGATGACCGCCGCCTGCGGTCTGGCGCAACAGTATTGGCATTTCATCCTCTGCCGCATTGGTGTGGGCGCCGGTGAAGCGGCCTTGTCGCCGGCGGCTTACTCGCTGATTGCCGACAGTTTCCCTGCGGATCGCCGCGCTACCGCCATCAGCGTGTACGCCATGGGCATTTATCTGGGCGCCGGCATGGCGTTTCTGCTGGGCGGCATTGTGGTGACCTGGGCCAACGCCCAGGGCCCGATGACCCTGCCAGTGCTGGGCATAGTGCGGCCCTGGCAGCTGATCTTTTTGGTGCTGGGCGCTGTGGGCCTGATGTTCTGCTTGGTGCTGCTGGCGATCAAGGAGCCGACCCGCAAGGGCGTGGGCGCCGGCGTTGCGGTACCGCTGAAAGAGGTCGGCGCCTACTTGCTGACCATTCGCAAGGCCGTGCTGTGCCACAACTTCGGCTTCGCCTGTCTGTCGTTCGCCTCGTACGGCGCCTCGGCCTGGATTCCGACCTTCTTCATTCGTACCCATGGGCTCACGCCCGGTGAAGTGGGCATTTACTACGGCAGCTTGGTAATGGTCGCCGGCTCTACCGGTATCGTCTTTGGCGGCCGCCTGGCGGACTACATGGCGCGTCGCGGCTACCGTGATGCCAACATGCGGGTAGGTTTGCTGGCCGCCGTGCTGACGCTGTTGTGCAACGCGGTGTACCTGGTTGATAACATGCCGCTGCTGTGGGCTATCATGTTCTTCAACGTATTTACCGTGGCCATGCCCTTTGGCGTGGCACCGGCCGCGATTCAGGAGATCATGCCCAACGCCATGCGCGGCCAGGCCTCGGCAATCTACCTGTTTACCATTACCCTGATCGGTCTGGGTATTGGACCAACCGCCGTCGCCATGTTTACCGACTTTGTATTCCAGGACGACATGGCGGTACGTTATTCGATTTTCATCGTGGCCAGCGTGATTACCGTGGGTTCGATTATTCTGCTCTGGATGGGCCTCAAGCCCTACCGAGCAGCACGGGACACGCTGGAAAACTGGAGTGAACAGCAGGGCCAGCCTGGTTGA